The sequence CAATCCACTTCTTCCAGTGTTCTTCTTTGGCGGGAGTCAGATTGACTGCTTTGTATTTCGGTCCGGGATCGGGCCATACAAACTTCGTTCCGACCACGCCGCCTGCACCGATGGTGGAAGCGAAGTCTTCACCGTGCTCGGTCCAATTGTTGCCGACACGGTCCATTTCGGAGAGTTCCACGTGATCGCCATACACCGCCGACTCCGGACCAAGCAAAGCTTTGTACATCTTGATCCGCCGGCGCACTTGCACCCCGCCGACCGGATCGGCCGTTACGGCCTGGTCCATGAACGGCAGCCATGCCAATGACGGCGGCGTGCCGCATGGGCAAGTTTGCGTCACGCTCTGCGGTTTGATCGCCCGTGAAGTCTGGAAGATTTCTTTGTAAATATCGGCCATCGCATTCACGGAGTCCTGCGGCGACTTGTGATGATGGGCCGGGTTATAGCACGCGGGCATGCTGTAAATGTTGTCGAGCTTGCTGCCGTCGAATCCCCAGTCTCGGATGAATTTCTCCGTCAGCATTTTGTGATACGCACGCACTTCCGGCACCGCCGGACACATGGCTGCAAGGTTCCTCGTGATGCGAGCGTGCTTGCCGTTCTTGTCGAGGATGAGCCAGTCAGGATGTTCTTTCACAACTTTCGACACGACGTACTTGTGCGACTCCCATTTTCCTTCGCCATCTTCCACGCCGAGAGGCAGCCACCATATTTGCGTGAATATGTCGTCTTTGTGGAAATCGTCATTCATTTTCTTGATGGAATCGCCGGGAAAGGTTTCATTGCGGGGATTCCAGTCGCCGTAGGTGTCGAACCAGCGATCGTCGAGCGTGGCCCACTTGATCCCCATTTCTTTCAGCTTGGGAACCGTGCCCAGCATCTGCGCGGGCGTGACGTTAAATTCGTATCCCCATCCGCACCAGCTCACGTTGTAAGCTTCGCTCGAAGGTTTGGGCAATTCCCAGCCTTCTTTCTGAAGCACACTCGACCACATTCGCAGCGGCTCGTAGAAGTCACCCGCGTAGACCGAGAGGAAACTGCGAGGAGTGGAATAGGCTTCGCCCGGCTTGAGCGTAGCGCCAGCGGTATATTCGATTTGCGAATCGACTCTTCCATCAGCGTCAACGCGCGCAGGAATCGATGCGGGAATGGGAAGGGTCTCGACGTGGCCGATCGCTTCGCCGACCTGGCTCCCCCAGAACGCAACCACTGGGATACCGCCCCCGTAGCCGCCTTTCACCATTTCTCCCATTACGTTCGGTTGCGAGAAAGTCTTGGTCAGTTTGACGACATCATCTTTTCCCCAGTCGTAGCTGGCGCCATGGAATGACCACATCTCCCACGGCTGCGCCTTGGCGTCGGCCAATTTCGCGCTCATTCGGTGGCGCTGATCGACGCTTTTATCGATGGCGAGGTCGCCGGTTCCTGTGTTCTTGTACTCGACGGTGCTCAACAGGATGTTCGGGAACTGGTCATAGATTTCGAATGCCAGCACGCGTTGGAGATTCGTCCCGGACGGGCCCAGCGGACGAGCGGGAATTTCCACTCGCTTTCCGGCACCCATCTTGCCGGCGGCTTCCATGACTTTCGCCTGTTGGAAGTCGAGGGTGAAATGAATTTCTTTGCCCGCCACGACAACGTAGTCGCTGTCGGCGGTGGCGCCGACCCGAGGTTCGTCGAGTGAGACCTTCTGGCCATCTTTCAGAAGGAAAGCCTGGACATATCCATCGGGACGCACCTGAAACTGAGCCGAACTGGTGGTGAGCACGACCGGGCCCCCATCGTTCACCTCAACCTTAATTGTCGATGGCTGCGTGGCGCCGGGTTTGGGCTTGGCGTCCGTGCTTGATTGCCGGGGCAGATGCGAGCACGCGATCAGAAACATGATCGCTGCGATGAGAACAATCCGGAATTTCTTGAGGGCCATAAGATACCTCTTTTCCCAAGGTGCGCCCGGTCGGGCAGGAATTTAAGAACGATAGTAAACGAAACAAAAGGTAACCGTTCGGAATATACACCGGATGGAGCCATGATGACCAGCGCTGGATCGCGGCGGCGCGCTATTCAGGAGGTGAGTGCGTTAGCCGACTTGCCAAATCGTGTCGAGAATCGTGCCGTCGACCCACTTTACAACTGCGCATGGACGGTCACCAAGTTTCGGCTTCGCGGGCCTGCCGCAGATGCCTTCCACTTCTGCCTTAATGTCCTGCAACGGGCGAATCGGCAGCTTGGAACCCTTTACTGCATCGATCAAGTCCTGCCGTTTGGGATTGATCGCGATGCCAAGCTCGGTGACGATCACGTCGATCATTTCTCCCGGCCCTGTCAAAGTTGTGACCTGATCGACGATCACCGGAATGCGATCGCGGAATGACGGTACCGCCAGAATCGTGCAACCAGAGAACAGGCAATTCTGCCAGCCGCCGATGCCGTGGAGCAAACGTCCGTCTGAATGGGTGACGACGTTGGCGTTGAAATGAATGTCGACTTCGGTGGCGCCGAGAATAACGGCGTCCACGAGTGAAGCGAAATTCCCTTTGCCGTGATAGTTGTAAGAAGTGAAAGGGGAAGTCGCGACGTGGCGCGGATCGTTCGCCATCGACCTGACGCCGTCGAGATCGAACGTCTGACCGTCGAGAATGTAGTCGGTCAAGCCCTCCTGCAGAAGTTCGACCAGAACTTTCGTGGATCCGCCCCGCACGAAGCGCGCTTTCACGCCCTCGTCCTTCATCATCTGCTTCAGGTACTGCACGAACGCGAGGGCGATGCCGCCTGCGCCTGCCTGAAACGAAAATCCATTCTTCATGATGCCGGCGGCACGGAGAAATTGTGCGACCAGTTCGGCGATGCGCAAGCGGTCCGGCGAACGAGTGATCTGCGTTGTGCCGGAGACGATCTTGGCCGGGTCGCCGATGGATTCGATTTCCACTACATGATCCACGTTGTTCCCTTGAATCTGCCAGGGCACGCACGGGAATGGCACGAGGTTGTCGGTGACGACGATTACGTTGTCTGCATACGTGGAATCGGCGAACGCAAATCCGAGCGATCCACAGGCTGACTTGCCATGCGAGCCATCGGCGTTGCCGAAACTGTCGGCGGTGGGTGCGGCGATCACGGCAATATCAATGTGAATCTCTCCGTCCTGAATCGCCTGGTAGCGGCCGCCATGCGAGCGGAGCACACCCATGCCGCGCATTTTGCCCTGCGTGCAATAGTCCCCGAGCGGCCCGTTCATCGAACCTTCGATGTGATGGATGACACCCTTCTCCATCAGTTCGATCGCGCCTTTCTGCGACGGAAACGACGCGCTCGGGAACCACATCAGATCCTTAACGCCAATTTTCGCGGCAGCTTCAAGCACCATCAGCGCCACCTTGTCGCCGTCGCGTAGATGATGGTGGCTCGAGATAACCATGCCGTCGCGCAGCCCGCATTTTCGCAATGCAGTTTCCAGATCGGGAACGCGCTTGTCCCCGTTGTCGGGATAATCTTTGTTGGAGCGGATGGGTGGGCCGGCCTTGCGTCCACGCGGCTGAAACTTTCCCGCACCAAGAAATGGGATCTGCGGCTTGCCGTTCACCATGGTGGGAACAGGCCGTCCGGCGGCATTCTGTGCGAGTTCCGGCCGCTGGCTCACGAGATCGCTCCCATCGCTTTGGCGCGCTCGACCAGCTTCAACGCCCGCTGCACGACTGGCGGATCAATCATCTTGGACCCCAGACTCACCACGGCCAGGCCTTTCTGTTGCGCGTCTTCAAATGCAGCGACAATCTTCTGCGCCTTTTCGATCTCGCTCGCGGATGGTGTGAACGCTTCGTGCACCACTCGAATCTGTCCGGGATGAATGCATCCCATACCTTCGAATCCCAGGGCGCGCGACGCGCGTCCCCAACGCAGCAACCCGTCCATATCGCCGACATCGGAAAAGACGGAGTCAATGGCCTGTACTCCCGCCGCCCGCGCCGCGTTGACGACACGCGACCGTGCGTAGAGCGACTCGCGCCCTTCCGGAGTCTTTGCCACGCCCATGTCTGCTGTGTAGTCTTCAAGCCCGATCGTCAGCGCGGCGACATTCTCGCTCGCGATGGCGATAGGAAACGCATTCTCAATCCCCAGCGCGGATTCCAGGATCGGCATGATCCAGATCGGCCGGATGATGCCGTGGCGCGATTTCAGTTCGCCGATCATGCGGTCGACTTCCGCCACCTGTTGCGGGTCTTCGCACTTCGGCATCAGGATCAAGTCGGGGCTTTCAGCAATCACATCGGCGAGATCTTCCAGTCCGAGCGGCAACTGGTTGATGCGGACCATGCGTTCGCACGCACCGAAATCGACGGCACGCAGGGTATTGCGCACTAGAATGCGAGCAACATCTTTTTCGTCGCGGTGAACAGAATCTTCGAGGTCGAGGATGATCGCGTCGGGCGAGTGCAGGGACGCGTTGATGTAATACTTCGGCTCGGAGCCGGGAAGATAAAGCCGCGAGCGCCGCAGTCGATCTTTTGCGGAAGGCTGCGGCAAAGGGTGTTGCGCGGGTAAGGAACGTTTGCCAAGCGCGGCTCCAGCACGCCGGACGGCCGCTTCCAGTCTTGCGGCTATCACAAAAGGCAGTGCGCCTTCGTCGTGGATCGAAACCCGCGCGTGCTTGACTCCAAGTTCCTCGAGAACTGCGCGCGCCTGTTCCTGGATCGCATCGCCGTAGTACGGAGCGACGCGAGATTCAAGCGCAACTTCCACGCCACCGGTATCGCGCACTTCAAAAGCCACGTGCGCGTCGGAGCGGACATCTTTACCCCAGTGACCAGCTTCGCTGGATCGCGGCTGCGTTTCGAGTGCGGTCATAAAAATCTCTCTGCCACGAGGAGCCGTTCTCTCAATTCGCTAGAGTTTTTTCAAAATTGCGTCCGTCATCTGCACCGTGGACGCCGCGCCCTGACTGATGGCCTTCGATCCGCCCGTCAGACGCATCATATCGTAAGTTCGGACTTTCCCTTCTTTCACTACCGATGCGATCGCCTGCCGAATGCGATTAGCTTTCTGATCTTCGTGGACGTGATCGAGCATCATGGCTGCGGAGAGAATCATCGCAATCGGATTCACGATTGGCGGATTCAGTTCCGCATACTTGGGAGCCGATCCATGCGTGGGCTCGAAGACGGCGACATCATCGCCGATGTTGCCGGAGGCCGCGAATCCGAGGCCGCCGACGAGTCCGGCGAATGCGTCGGAGAGAATGTCACCGAACAGGTTCGAAGCCACGATCACGTTGTACTCTTCCGGATTCTTGTTCAGCCACATTAACTGCGCGTCAATGTTGGTGGACCAGAGCGCGATCCCCGGATACCTGGCGGCAACTTCCTTGGCGACTTCTTCCATCATGCCGGAAGTCTCGCGGACGACGTTCGGCTTCTCGCAGATGGTCACGCCCTTGAATCCGCGCCTCTTCGCATATTCAAAAGCTGCCGTGACGATGCGTTCCGCGGCATGGCGAGTGATGATGCGGCAACTGACGGCCAGTTCCGGTCCCGGAACGTTGGCGAAAGCCTTGAATCTTGGATGGCTGTTGAGTGCGGCGCGAACGTTGTCGGGAGGGTTGGTCCACTCGACGCCGGCATACATCCCTTCGGTGCCTTGTCGAAACACAGTCGTGTCGATGAGGGGCTCGTCGAATCCGCCGTCTGTCTTCTTGCGTATGTAATTCAGCGGATTGCCCGTGAAGCCGACGCAGGGACGCATACAGGTATCGAGATTGAACTTCTGCCGCATGGTGACAATCGGCGAGTAATACACGTAGCCTTTGCCTTGCAGTTCCGGCTTCAATTCGGCCTGCGCGGCTTTGTTGGGTTTGGAAGTGATCGCGCCAAAAAGGCCCAGTTTGTGCTTGGCGAGCAGTTCCATCGTGCGCTCTGGAAGCGCATTTCCTTGCGCGCACCAACTGTCCCAGCCGATGTCAGCGTGAATGTATTCGGCATCGAAGCCGACCGCGTTCAAAACGCGCAGCGCTTCCGGCAGAACCTGGTTGCCAATGCCGTCGCCCGGCATGGAGATAACTGTGTATTTCGCCATGAGTGCTCCTCAAATCAAAGTCAGAATCTTGAACCGCCGAGACGCAATGAAGAACACGTCTCAAAATTGTCATCTTGAGCGACGCGAAGGCCTGCTTCCCCCGCCGGACTCTTCGCCGCCGGTGCTAAACAGCCAATCGCTTCACTACCAAATTCTCCACTCCGCCCGCGATCACTAGCGACTGCGGGACACTCCCCAATGCCGGGAAAGTAAATTTCGCGCCACGCCACGTGATCGTGCTGCTCGTAAAATCAATGTCAACGTTGTCGCCAGGGACAATTGTTTTCTCCTTGGCTGTGATTTCTTCCGCAAACTGCTCGCGTAAGCGGTTCACAAATTCAGGAACTTCAATACACAGGAATCCATTGTTAAACGCGTTGCGCAGATAAGTTTGCGAAAAACTGGCAGCGATCACCAGTGGAATGCCTTTCGCTTTCAGGCACGTTACCGCTTGTTCGCGGCTCGATCCGGTGCCGAAATTGAATTGGCTGACGATCACGTCTCCGGCTTGCGTGCGGGATGCAAATTGAGGGTCGTAGTTCTCCATGACGACTTTCGCCATCATCTCCGGAGTCATATCGTCGCGATAGGTGTAGTCCTTGCCGTAGATGGCGTCGGTATTGACGTTGTCCTGCGGCACAAAGATGAGCCGCCCTTTCACGCTCTGGGGAAAGCCTGCCAGTATTTCCACTTTCTCTGCGCTGCCCGATTTGCTGGCGAGTTCAGTGTATTGGCGTTGCGGCTCACCAGCGCCAAATTGATGTGGACCGCAAATGTACCCCGCGACTGCGGATGCCGCTACGACCTCGGGGCTTGCGAGATAGCATTTCGCATCGCGCGATCCCATGCGTCCTTTGAAGTTGCGGTTGGTAGCGGAGATTCCAGCTTCGCCCGGCTCGAGCAGGCCAATGCCGAGTCCGATGCATGGCCCGCATCCCGAAGGCAATGGAGTGGCGCCGGCATCCAGTAGCGTTTGCCACGCACCGCTTTTCACCGACTCTGCCTGTACCCACTGGCTCGCCGCGGACAAATAGAATTTCACGCCTGCCGCAATTTTCTTTCCGCGAAGAACTTTGGCCGCCGCTTCCAGATCTTCCACTCGCGAATTCACACACGAAATCAGATACGCCTTCTGGATCGCAACTTTGTTCTTCTCCATCGCGGCGAGCGATTGCATGACTTGCACAGAATCTGGACCGGAGACGTGAGGGGTAACTTGTCCAAGATCGAGAACGATTCGGGCTGCGTAGTTGGCATCGGGATCTGGCGCAGGCGGATTCTTTTCCCAGTTGTCGATGTCCCTGGAAGAGAAGCGCTCGATGCCCATTGATTTCAGGCGTGCATGAATACCGCGCAGATACTTGATCGTCACCGCGTCAGCAGGGAACCATCCCACCAGGGGCCCCCATTCGGTGGTCATGTTGGAAATCGAAAAACGCTCGTCCATGGAAAGGGATGCCACACCCGCCCCGGAGAACTCGACCGCGGCGTTCAAACATTCGTCGTGGTTGTAGAGTCCGCACAGCGTGATGATGACGTCTTTGCCGGTGACGCCCTCAGGAAGCGTCCCTTCGAGAACAACCTGGATAGAGCGCGGAATCTGCCACCAGAATTCGCCGGTGGCCCACACGGCCGCAGCGTCGGTACGGACAATGGGGGTTCCGATCGCGCCCAGTGCTCCGTACATGTTGGAATGGGAATCCGACGCCACTACGAAAGCTCCGGGGACCACGTATCCGCGCTCCACCATGATCTGATGGCCGATGCCCGAACCCGCGGGATAGAAATCCACGCCGTGCTCTATTGCGAACGCTTCGATGGCGCGATATTTTTTCTGGTTCGATTCGTCCTGATTCTGGATGTCGTGATCGAGCGCGAACACCATCTGCTGTGCGTTGCTGAGTTTCTTTGCGCCAATGCCTTTGAACTTACTCATCACAGCCGACGTGTTGTCGTGCGTCATGCAACGGTGGGGGCGGATCGAGAGAAAGTCCCCCGCGCGCAGTGGACGATTCGGCCCTTCGGTCATGTGGGTCTGCGCGATCTTTTCAGTGATGGTCTGGCCCATAAACGACCTCAATCTTTCTTCTTAAGCGCGAATGCCAGGTAAATCATTTGTCCCATGTGGTGATGCAGGTGCGTCGCACACTGCAAGACCATGTCGAAGCGATCGCGCGCATCGGCACCAGCCGCGGCGTACGGTTTCGACCAATCTTCCGGAGCCTGGCTGCGAATCGCTTTGAGCACAACTGCAATCGCATCGTCGAACTTCTTCAGAGTCTCTGCCTTAGGTGGCCGCGCGGTTTCAGAAAACTCGCGAGGACGGTCGCGCACATATCCGGTCTGCGCGATCTGCGTCCCGATGTAGTAGTTCAAATTGCCCGTGACGTGCAGCACCAGATGGCCAAAACTGTTTCCGAATGGGAAAGGCCTGGCCCAGAACTGTTCGTCGGTCAAGGGAGCAGCCAGATCGTTCAACATGTTCCCCAGTTTCTTGTAGCGGGTTTCGAGTCCAGTGCCGATCGCTTGATTGAGGTCTGACATTTCCTGATCCTTTTGTGCGACGAGCATTTAACGGCGCTTCTTGCTTTTCTTCTTCGCCGTCTTTGCCTTGGTGTGGACCGCTTTCTTCTTCACGTCTGCTTTCATCATCGCCATCAATTTCGAGACAGACGCTACCTTCTCCAGATTCCAGATCGCATTGACCAACTTCTTCTGCGCACCTTTGGAGAGCACGCCTTCCGCCAGGGCCGAGAATTTCTCTTCGATCTCCGCGTCGCTCAACGGATTCCGGGGATCGCCCTTGGGATAGTCAAGTTGCTTTGAGAATGTCCGGCCATCGGTGGTGGTAATGTTCACGATAACTCGTTGCAGCGCGGGAAAGACTTTTTCAATTTCAGGATCGGCGACGACTTCGACTTTCCTCAACTGCGCGCGGATCGTCGGATCCATGATTTTCTTCATCTCAAACTGCGCGGGTGTGACCTGCCGTTCGGCGAGCGCAGCCGCGATCACGTAAGGAAGCGAGTGATCCGCGGTTTCCTTGGTGTGAGGATCGTACTTACTGGGATCCGAGAGAATGTCGGCAGCACGCGCCAGCGACCGAATCTGGATCTTCGTGACATTGTCCGGATGCAAGTCGTTGCTCTTCACCAGATCGAGGACTGCTGAGATCGGGGCGTGCGTCAGCGCTTCCGTCGGGAAGAATTTCATTCCGCATTGCGTGATGCGCCAGGATTCGCCCAGCCCATCCGTAAGCAGGTTCAGCTTCCATTCCGGACCGTAGCAGTGAGCAAGGCCTTCCTTGCCGTCGATCACGTGCTCCGGACCGCTGTATCCCTTCTCGGCGAGGAGCGCGGCGAGCACTCCGCTCTGCGTGGCCATCGGATCCACGGTATTTTTCATCATCGTGAGTTTGCCCGCAGTCACAGCGCCCATCGTGCAGTGACGCGATGCCGAGATGCCGATCGCATGCTGAATTTTGTCCCATGGCAAGCGTAGTGCGCGTCCGGCGACGATCGGCGAAGCAAATGCGGTAAGAGTCGCATGATGCCATCCTCGCTCGCGAATTCCCGGGAAGGCGGCTTCGCAGAGGCGCATTTCAAATTCGTGGCCGAGTACAAATCCGACAATGAGTTCTTTACCGTCACTTTTGGCGCGCTCGCAACAGGCCATCGCGGCGGGGAAAATGTCTGACGGGTGGGATGGGTCCTGCTTCCAATAAATGTCGTTGTAATCCATGCAGCGGATCATCAACGCATTGGCGAGCGACGCCGACACAGCATCGATCTTCTTGCCTGTCCCGATCACAGTAGCGGGGCCGCGACCAGCGATCTCGTCCAGAACTTCAAGCGCGATGACCACGTCATGCTGCTGATATCCGCCCAGCGCGCAGCCAACGGAATCAAGCAGAAAGCGTTTCGCTTGATACACAGCCTCTTGCGAGAGTTGCTTATATTCCAGCGAGGCAGCCCAACGGGACATCTTCGCGGTAATGGTTTCGCTTCCAGTTTGGGTGGACATTACTTCACCTTTACATTCTTAGGATTCTTAAATGGTAAGAAGGCCATAAAGTCAGCGTGGTGCACGATGAACGCTTCCGTCGTGCGCTTCACGAGATCCCCTTCGGCGGCATGGGACGCGATGATATGGCACACTTCGTCGGCGACGCCGCATTCCATCGCGAGCGCGACGCCGGTAAACGGATGCCGCAGCGCCTCGCCGCGTTCACTCTGGCGACTCTTGCCGTCGGGGCCGATTTCATACTCCAGCAACTTTCCAACGTCAGCGAGGATCGCTCCAGCAATCACGACGTCCTCGTTAATCGGCAGGGCTCTTCCCATGAAGGCGGTCATTGCCTTTGCACTATCGCGCGCAATGTGGACGACGCAGCGCTTATGTTCCATGAATGTGATCGGACAATTCGGTACGAGCAGCGTGAAGGGAATCTGATTCAGGTCATCGGGCTTCAGAGGACTGCGCTCGAGAGCTTTGATCCAGGTTTGCGTGACTTGCTCGCGCAACCGGGTGTCGGCAATCCACTGAATTTCCGGCCAAAGACGCTCGACGGCATCGCGCATTGCATGACCTCCCCGTAGCAGGACTCAATAGACTATCGGAGCGCGCGCATTGGCGTCGAGTGACGTTGGCGCAAGCGGATGTGACGCTGCTCACAACCTGATCGCCAGACACATCACAATCACATCGCGGGCGTGTGTGTCTCCCACTTCTACTTGTTTGCGGAGGCTCCCGTCGTTTGCTCAATCGGCAGCAGTTCGATCGAACAACCCGATGCACTACATGTCAATTGGCCGCGCCGGACGATCTTGACGGACGAAGCGTCCGGAAATTTTACGGGGAAGTCCTTTTCTCTAAGCTGCGCGGAAGCGGCTCGGAGAGACTCGTCTCCATCGACAAATTCGGCACGTTCCGGGCGTGGCGAGCTGTCGAATACGAGATTAAAGTGCGCGGAAGCCTTGGGTGCAAGCGGACTGAGTTTCACTGTACGAGCCTGGATCAGATCGCTGACCGACAGAGCCGTGTCTTTGCCCGGGCCCGTTGCAGGAGGAAGTTTCCCCAGCCGCTCGCGCGAATCGGCGACCGCACTCCCGCCCGCTGCTATCGCCAACAAGTAAATCTGGCGCGCTTTTTCATGCTGGCCCTGTTTTTCCAGAACTTGTCCAAGCCGGTTGGCGACCGTGCCGGACTGGCTGAGAAGCCAGGCTGAATTCAGGAATTGCATCGCGTCCAGGGTTTCGCCGCGCAGATACTTGGCCCATCCGATGCGCGACCACGAGAGCGCAACCAGACGCATCGCCGAGAATGCCGATGGCCCCAGGCGGTCGTACTCGCCGGAATCGAATTGTTCGCCAATATCGTAAAGAACCTGGCGCGCATCATTCTCCGTCTTTACAGGATCGACGTCAGGACCCAGTGCCGCCGCAAAAATGTCTTCCCCGGAATCGCCTGCCGTGGAGCCGGTCAACCCCTTGAGCAGTTCCTGCGCTTTCGACTTCTCCCCCAGCCTCGTGTAGATCTGCGCTAACGACAGTCGTGTTTCCGGATCGTCAGGAGGAATCGACACCGCGGTTTCTAGTTCTGTGCGGGCATCGGCATCGCGTCCGATTTGCGCCAGCAGCATTCCCAGGTTCTTATGTGCCGGCTTTTCGAAGGGAACAATTTCAAGTTGCTTGCGGTATGCGGCGATCGCTTCCTCGGATTTTCCCGACTGTTGCAGTTCCATCGCAAGATCGCCGTTCGCGCTTTTGTGATTTGGATCGAGGTCAATCTGTTTTTGAAATGCGCGGATCGCTTCTGCGTGATTGTTGGACCCGGCGTAAGCCTGCCCCAGGTCGTACCAGCCCTCTTTCAGGTTTGGATCCCGATCTACGGCGCGCTTCAGCAGATCGATCGCGCTGCGATAGTCCTTGCTCTGAAGCGACTTTATTCCGGCTCTGTGCAATTCGGCAGGCGTGCCTTCGATCTTCGCGGACGCGTTGTCTCCATTTTTCCCCGAAGGAGCGAGGATGCTCGCGGTTAGAACCTGGCTCTCATCGCTGCGCGTGACATCGCGGAAAGAATCGTAGTCCGCGCGGCGGGCAGCGGGCAGTTCGTTCAATTTGACGATCAATTTGCGCTGCCCTTGTAGTACTCCTTTGCTCAGTGTGTATGAGGATGAGTACTCGCCATAGTCACGCGCCATCTTCACCGCGGTGGGCGTGTTCACAGAAAAGTTGGAAGGAAATTCCAGCCGTATTCGATAGTCCATCTCGCCGGCCGGGCCGATCTCAAAGGGCTCCTTGCTCTTAGCAGACGTTGTCACTGCGTGGACGCCGAGAGGCGGAATCGGCCGGAAGTTTGCGCTCGCCGAGGGTACTTCAAAATAGGGGTTGATTCGCAGGTGATATTTCAAGTGAAAGGGCTTGGAGGTGTCCTCGATCGGATCGACTTTCACTTGATCCACATCTCCGGGAAAGCCCCAGCCCGTCGAAATGATGCTCACAAAATCCTTCCAACGAGCTTCGGGGACCTGGCGGAAGCCGGCCCGCATTGGAAAATCGCGATCGCCTTCGGCGGTGTATTCAAGCGTCGCATCGAATGCACCGAACTCGCTGATCTTTCCATCAATCACCAGGCGAGCGGAGCTTTTGACGGGCGAATCGGCCGGCGTTCGCACCAGGCCGCCTTCGGCGTCGGCAGACGCGAGCACCGCTTGCTTGTTGCGAAGCTGATACAGGATGAGCCCGTAAGGAGCGACTTCGGTGGTGGTATCGAGCCATGTTAGATTCGCTCCCGAGGTCAGCCGTGCTGCGGTGATGACGTGGTCGAACTGGGCGGGCGATGCGATTTCAGGATCAAGCTGGCGAGAGCTGTGGATCAACACCGGATAACTTTGAATCCCTTCCGCGCGGAGCATGGCGGATAGCAGAGTGTGTTTGTCCTTGCAGTCGCCGTAATTGTTGGTGAGCACGTCAGACGCGGAATGGGGCTGGTAGCGGCCGATTCCGAAGGAGAGGCTCACGTAGCGAATGTTGCGCGCTACGAAGTCATACAGCCGGCGAGCCTTTTCTGTTGGATTGGTGGCGCCTTTGGTAAGCTCGTCTGCTTTCTTGCGGACGTTGTCATCGACCACCATGCGCTCGCCCTGGAGCTTTGCGTACCACTCTGCAACCTGCTTCCAGTCTGTGAAGGTGGTCATCTGCACGTCGGGGCCAGTATCCTCTTCCTCGTCCTGATCGTCTTTGTCGCGCTCGGGCTTGATGTCTTTCACGACCCAGGTATAAATC is a genomic window of Acidobacteriota bacterium containing:
- a CDS encoding alpha-galactosidase, with amino-acid sequence MALKKFRIVLIAAIMFLIACSHLPRQSSTDAKPKPGATQPSTIKVEVNDGGPVVLTTSSAQFQVRPDGYVQAFLLKDGQKVSLDEPRVGATADSDYVVVAGKEIHFTLDFQQAKVMEAAGKMGAGKRVEIPARPLGPSGTNLQRVLAFEIYDQFPNILLSTVEYKNTGTGDLAIDKSVDQRHRMSAKLADAKAQPWEMWSFHGASYDWGKDDVVKLTKTFSQPNVMGEMVKGGYGGGIPVVAFWGSQVGEAIGHVETLPIPASIPARVDADGRVDSQIEYTAGATLKPGEAYSTPRSFLSVYAGDFYEPLRMWSSVLQKEGWELPKPSSEAYNVSWCGWGYEFNVTPAQMLGTVPKLKEMGIKWATLDDRWFDTYGDWNPRNETFPGDSIKKMNDDFHKDDIFTQIWWLPLGVEDGEGKWESHKYVVSKVVKEHPDWLILDKNGKHARITRNLAAMCPAVPEVRAYHKMLTEKFIRDWGFDGSKLDNIYSMPACYNPAHHHKSPQDSVNAMADIYKEIFQTSRAIKPQSVTQTCPCGTPPSLAWLPFMDQAVTADPVGGVQVRRRIKMYKALLGPESAVYGDHVELSEMDRVGNNWTEHGEDFASTIGAGGVVGTKFVWPDPGPKYKAVNLTPAKEEHWKKWIGIYNQKMLSKGEFKDLYNYGYDSPEAYAIAKDGKMYYAFFAPSAAAWKGEVELRGLKPGQYHVAEYGEGKDLGSVTASANGTAKLATEIRGHLLVEATALP
- a CDS encoding citrate lyase subunit alpha (citrate-ACP transferase, the alpha subunit catalyzes the formation of (3S)-citryl-CoA from acetyl-CoA and citrate) — protein: MVNGKPQIPFLGAGKFQPRGRKAGPPIRSNKDYPDNGDKRVPDLETALRKCGLRDGMVISSHHHLRDGDKVALMVLEAAAKIGVKDLMWFPSASFPSQKGAIELMEKGVIHHIEGSMNGPLGDYCTQGKMRGMGVLRSHGGRYQAIQDGEIHIDIAVIAAPTADSFGNADGSHGKSACGSLGFAFADSTYADNVIVVTDNLVPFPCVPWQIQGNNVDHVVEIESIGDPAKIVSGTTQITRSPDRLRIAELVAQFLRAAGIMKNGFSFQAGAGGIALAFVQYLKQMMKDEGVKARFVRGGSTKVLVELLQEGLTDYILDGQTFDLDGVRSMANDPRHVATSPFTSYNYHGKGNFASLVDAVILGATEVDIHFNANVVTHSDGRLLHGIGGWQNCLFSGCTILAVPSFRDRIPVIVDQVTTLTGPGEMIDVIVTELGIAINPKRQDLIDAVKGSKLPIRPLQDIKAEVEGICGRPAKPKLGDRPCAVVKWVDGTILDTIWQVG
- a CDS encoding HpcH/HpaI aldolase/citrate lyase family protein gives rise to the protein MTALETQPRSSEAGHWGKDVRSDAHVAFEVRDTGGVEVALESRVAPYYGDAIQEQARAVLEELGVKHARVSIHDEGALPFVIAARLEAAVRRAGAALGKRSLPAQHPLPQPSAKDRLRRSRLYLPGSEPKYYINASLHSPDAIILDLEDSVHRDEKDVARILVRNTLRAVDFGACERMVRINQLPLGLEDLADVIAESPDLILMPKCEDPQQVAEVDRMIGELKSRHGIIRPIWIMPILESALGIENAFPIAIASENVAALTIGLEDYTADMGVAKTPEGRESLYARSRVVNAARAAGVQAIDSVFSDVGDMDGLLRWGRASRALGFEGMGCIHPGQIRVVHEAFTPSASEIEKAQKIVAAFEDAQQKGLAVVSLGSKMIDPPVVQRALKLVERAKAMGAIS
- a CDS encoding isocitrate/isopropylmalate dehydrogenase family protein, whose product is MAKYTVISMPGDGIGNQVLPEALRVLNAVGFDAEYIHADIGWDSWCAQGNALPERTMELLAKHKLGLFGAITSKPNKAAQAELKPELQGKGYVYYSPIVTMRQKFNLDTCMRPCVGFTGNPLNYIRKKTDGGFDEPLIDTTVFRQGTEGMYAGVEWTNPPDNVRAALNSHPRFKAFANVPGPELAVSCRIITRHAAERIVTAAFEYAKRRGFKGVTICEKPNVVRETSGMMEEVAKEVAARYPGIALWSTNIDAQLMWLNKNPEEYNVIVASNLFGDILSDAFAGLVGGLGFAASGNIGDDVAVFEPTHGSAPKYAELNPPIVNPIAMILSAAMMLDHVHEDQKANRIRQAIASVVKEGKVRTYDMMRLTGGSKAISQGAASTVQMTDAILKKL